A part of Haliotis asinina isolate JCU_RB_2024 chromosome 10, JCU_Hal_asi_v2, whole genome shotgun sequence genomic DNA contains:
- the LOC137298403 gene encoding uncharacterized protein, whose protein sequence is MKSLVLLGLVLIIAEFSALACDCSGCPTGGVCVGPSGISQKFCVCVDDKLLGPRSVAKHFSKYLAGKKGHKSRPRLRHPIRVHRKKVKPTKLHRKKAKVGKLHRKKGSKKV, encoded by the exons ATGAAGAGTCTCGTTCTCCTCGGCCTTGTGCTTATAATAGCAG AGTTCTCTGCTCTTGCCTGTGACTGTTCAGGGTGCCCAACAGGGGGCGTTTGCGTAGGGCCCAGCGGAATATCGCAGAAGTTCTGTGTCTGCGTAGACGATAAGCTCCTTGGACCAAGATCTGTTGCAAAGCACTTTTCAAAGTATCTGGCTGGCAAAAAG GGTCACAAGTCCAGGCCCCGCCTCCGGCACCCAATCCGAGTCCACAGGAAAAAGGTCAAGCCCACAAAACTCCACAGAAAGAAGGCCAAGGTCGGCAAGCTCCACAGAAAGAAGGGGTCCAAGAAAGTTTAG
- the LOC137298954 gene encoding uncharacterized protein, producing the protein MFNNTTEVTSQSSATDAYVIAGCSFGIVVLFVIFLTLVSALCRLGCGFSGRPPRKSPQVEDQPVPTVQVHEYAKLGVGRLRQKYHYPAEPIEGMCQPYAENDIALKTDLTSAFSASQGILCKVSSRDYLNENADSDADDDDYTETEVTTLHKGVSVRIKDGRFHKIVDVQFD; encoded by the exons ATGTTCAATAATACAACAGAAGTTACCAGTCAGTCTTCTGCAACAG ATGCATACGTGATTGCTGGCTGTAGTTTTGGCATCGTGGTGTTGTTTGTCATATTTCTCACACTGGTCTCTGCGCTCTGTAG GCTAGGATGTGGTTTCAGTGGGCGCCCCCCTCGCAAGAGTCCACAGGTAGAAGACCAGCCGGTACCCACAGTACAAGTTCACGAATACGCTAAGTTAGGGGTCGGACGACTTCGTCAAAAATATCACTATCCAGCCGAGCCCATAGAAGGGATGTGTCAGCCTTACGCCGAAAATGACATTGCATTGAAGACCGACTTGACATCTGCCTTCTCGGCCAGTCAAGGGATATTATGCAAAGTCTCCAGCAGAGATTACCTCAACGAAAATGCTGATtctgatgctgatgatgatgactacACGGAGACTGAAGTTACGACTCTACACAAGGGCGTCAGTGTGAGAATAAAAGATGGACGGTTTCACAAAATCGTTGATGTTCAGTTTGATTGA